The genomic window ATCAGCATTGCCGACAGACCATCCTTTGAATGTTGGTATGCTTGGAATGCACGGAAATTATGCGCCAAATTTACTAACAAACGAATGTGATGTTTTAATTGCTTTCGGAATGCGTTTTGACGACCGTGTTACAGGAAAATTAAGCACTTATGCTAAACAGGCAAAAGTAGTTCACTTCGAAATTGATCCTGCAGAGGTTGATAAAAACGTGAAAACAGAAATTGCTGTTTTAGGAGATGTAAAAGAATCTTTAGCTGCTTTACTACCATTATTAGATGCAAAATCTCATGATGCTTGGCATAATGAATTCAAAGAATTAAGCAAAGTTGAATTTGATTCCGTAATAAAAGAAGAATTAAATCCAACAAACGGTAAAGGAATTTCGATGGGAGAAACTATCGAAATGATCAACAAACATTCAAAAGGAGACGCAATCATTGTTTCAGATGTTGGTCAGCATCAAATGTTTGCTTGCCGTTATGCTAAATTCAATTCGACAAAAAGTAATATTACTTCGGGAGGTTTAGGAACTATGGGATTCGCATTGCCTGCTGCAATTGGAGCAAAAATGGGAAAACCAGAACGTGAAGTAGTAGCGATTATTGGTGATGGAGGCTTCCAGATGACAATTCAGGAGCTTGGAACAATCTTCCAAACAGAAGTTCCAGTAAAGATTGTGGTTTTAAACAACGAATTCTTAGGAATGGTTCGCCAATGGCAAGAATTATTCTTTGATAACAGATATGCTTCAACAAAAATGATAAATCCAAATTTCATTGCCATTGCTGAAGGATACCATATCAAATCTAAAAAAGTTACACAACGTGAAGATTTAGACGCGGCGGTCGCTGAGATGCTGGCTTCAAAAGATTCATATTTCTTAGAAGTTGTAGTCGAAAAAGAAAACAACGTTTTCCCAATGATTCCAACAGGAGCTTGTGTATCAGAAATTAGATTAAGTTAAGGAAAAAGTTTCAGGTTTCAAGTTTCATGTTCCATGTTCTCATCAGAACTTGAAACTTGAAACCTGAAACAAATAAAACTAAAAAACAACATGGAAGATAAAACATTTACCATATCGGTATATTCAGAAAATAATGTGGGTTTATTAAATAGAATATCTGGAATATTCTTAAAGCGTCACATTAATATATTAAGTCTAAATGTTTCAGAATCAGAAATAGAGAATGTTTCAAGATTTATCATTGTAGTAAATACAACTGAAAAATGGGTTCAGAATATTGTAGGCCAAATTGAAAAACAAATTGAAGTAATAAAAGCATTTTATCATACAGATGAAGAGACTATTTTCTTAGAAAATGCTTTGTTTAAAATAGCTTCAAGTTTGTTGTTTGACGAAAAACAAATTCAGAATATCATCAAAGAAAGCCAGTCTACAATTGTGACAGTTTCTCGTGATTTCTTTGTGATTTCAAAATCAGGAAGACGTTCTGAAATTGAAGAATTATACCAAAAGTTCAAACCATACGGAATTATGCAGTTTGTACGTTCGGGAAGAATATCGGTTTCTAAACAAAAAATGGAGATTTCTACATTATTAGAATCCTTTAAATAATAAAATCTTAGTTATATATAATCAATATTAAATTTCATTTCATTAAATATTAAAACAAAAATGGCAAATTATTTCAATACATTACCACTTAGATTACAATTAGAACAATTAGGAGTTTGCGAATTTATGGAGCAATCAGAATTTGCAGACGGAATTGCAGCATTGGCTGGAAAAAAAGTTGTAATTGTGGGTTGTGGAGCACAAGGTTTGAATCAAGGTTTAAACATGAGAGATTCTGGTTTAGACATTTCTTATGCATTGCGTGCAGATGCAATTGCAGAAAAAAGAGCTTCTTATAAAAATGCAACTGAAAATGGTTTCAAAGTAGGAACTTACGAAGAATTGATTCCAACTGCAGATTTAGTTTGTAACCTTACACCAGACAAACAACACACTGCTGTGGTAACTGCTATTATGCCATTAATGAAACAGGGATCTACTTTGTCTTACTCTCACGGATTCAACATTGTAGAAGAAGGAATGCAGATTCGTAAAGACATCACTGTTGTTATGTGTGCTCCTAAATGTCCAGGTTCTGAGGTACGTGAAGAGTACAAAAGAGGATTTGGAGTTCCAACTCTTATCGCTGTTCACCCAGAAAATGATCCAAACGGATTTGGTTTAGATCAGGCAAAAGCTTACGCTGTAGCAACTGGAGGACATAGAGCTGGAGTTCTAAGATCATCTTTCGTAGCTGAAGTAAAATCAGATTTAATGGGTGAGCAAACTATTCTTTGTGGTTTATTGCAAACAGGATCTATTTTATGTTTCGATAAAATGGTTGAAAAAGGAATCGATGCTGCATACGCTTCTAAATTAATCCAATACGGATGGGAAACTATCACTGAGGCTTTGAAACACGGTGGTATTACAAATATGATGGATCGTTTAAATAATCCTTCTAAAATTGAAGCTTACGAATTGGCTGAAGAATTGAAAGATATCATGCGTCCATTATTCCAAAAACACCAAGACGATATCATTTCTGGAGAATTCTCTAGAACTATGATGATTGACTGGGCTAATGATGATGTTAACTTATTGAAATGGAGAGCTGCGACAGGAGAAACTAACTTCGAAAAAACAGCTCCACAAGAAGCTCCAATCTCAGAGCAAGAATATTTTGACAATGGAGTATTAATGATTGCAATGGTAAAAGCTGGTGTTGAGTTAGCTTTCGAAACAATGACAGAAGCTGGAATCATTGAAGAATCTGCTTACTATGAGTCATTACACGAATTGCCATTAATTGCAAACACAATCGCAAGAAAGAAATTATTCGAAATGAACCGTGTAATTTCTGATACTGCAGAATACGGATGTTACTTATTTGATCATGCTTGTAAGCCATTATTGACTGAATTCATGAAAAAAGTAGAAACTAATATTATTGGTAAGCCATTTTCAACTTCAAACGGAGTAGATAATGCAGTACTTATCGCTGTAAACAGAGAAATTCGTCAACATCCTATCGAAGAAGTAGGAGCTTGGTTGAGAGAGTCTATGACAGCAATGAAAAAAATTGGATAATAAAATTTGGGAACTTCCGCAGAACAGATTTCTTTCTGCGGAATTTGCACTGTATCAATGATTTGTAATATTTTGAATTAGTAAGCACTTATTAAGAAAAAAGATATAGATGCATATTGCATTCACTTAACTTCAGAGAGTGAGTAAGTTAAGTGAAGCGGATCCCTAAAATGGGGTATATTTTGAAGAAAAATATACTTGTTGAAATTTCTGTTTTAATTAATAAAGATGCTGCTATTTTCAAAATAGAAAAAAGTCACGCAGTGCGGTTACAAAATTAATTGTTATTGAAATTTGTTAAATTAAAAAAGGCATAATATCTATTTATTATGCCTTTTTTGCCCTTAAGTAATAATAGAAATTAAAGTTTTAAAATAATTTCAGATAATTATCATATTTTATTAAATAAATATTTCTTTTTAATAAAATTTATGAATTAAATTATTTCACGGATACGTTCAGATTTAATACATTTATAAAAAAATTCAACAAACGATGAGCTATTACAAAATTGAAAATTTAGAACAATACTTTAAACATTACAATAAGTCAATAAGAGAGCCAAGAAAATTTTGGGGAAAAATAGCTGAGGAGAATTTTACATGGTACCAGCAATGGGAAAAAGTTGTTGATTTTAATATGGCTGAAGCAGAAGTAAAATGGTTTACAGATGCTAAGGTTAACATTACCAAAAACTGTATTGATAGACATTTAAGCAAAAGAGGAGAGAAGACGGCTATTATTTTTGAACCGAATGATCCTTCTGAAGAGGCTTTACATATATCGTATAATGAATTATACGAGCGAGTTTCAAAAATGGCAAACGTTCTTCGCGAGCAAGGTGTTCGCAAAGGAGACAGAGTTTGCATTTATTTGCCAATGATTCCAGAATTGGCTGTTTCTGTTTTAGCTTGTGCTAGAATTGGAGCAATTCACTCAGTTATTTTTGCTGGATTTTCTGCTTCTGCAGTTTCTGCAAGAATTAACGATTGCGAGTGTAAAATGGTAATTACATCAGACGGAGGTTATAGAGGAAACAAAACAATCGATCTTAAAGGAATTGTAGACGAAGCTCTAGAAACTTGCCCTTCTGTTACAAAAGTATTAGTTGCAAAAAGAACAAATACTAGTGTTAAAATGAAAGATGGTCGTGATATTTGGTTGCAGCCATTATTAGATGCAGCTCTAGACAATAGTGTTGCTGAAATTATGGATGCTGAAGATCCTTTGTTTATTTTATATACTTCAGGATCAACAGGAAAACCAAAAGGAATGGTTCATACGACTGCTGGTTACATGGTTTATACTGCGTATACTTTTAAAAATGTTTTCAATTACGAAGACAATGATATTTTCTGGTGTACAGCAGACATCGGATGGATTACAGGTCACTCTTATATATTGTACGGACCATTATTGAATGGAGCTACAACCGTAATTTTTGAAGGTGTTCCTTCTTACCCAGATTTTAGCCGTTTTTGGGATATTATCGAAAAACATAAAATTACACAATTCTATACTGCGCCAACAGCAATCCGTTCATTAGCAAAAGAAAGTTTAGATTATATTCAAAAATATCCTCTTAAATCACTTAAAGTTATTGGGTCTGTTGGAGAGCCAATCAACGAAGAAGCTTGGCACTGGTTTAATGACCACGTAGGAGATAAGAGATGTCCAGTTGTAGATACTTGGTGGCAGACAGAAACTGGAGGAATCATGATTTCGCCAATTGCTTTTGTAACACCAACAAAACCAACTTATGCTACGTTGCCATTGCCTGGAATTCAGCCAGTTCTGATGGATGAAAAACGTAATGAAATTGAAGGAAACCAAGTAGTTGGTAGTTTATGTATTAAATTTCCTTGGCCTGGAATTGCTAGAACTATCTGGGGAGACCATCAGCGTTATAAAGACACCTATTTTTCTGCTTTCCCAGGAAAATATTTTACAGGAGACGGAGCTTTAAGAGATGAAGTAGGTTACTACAGAATTACAGGTAGAGTAGATGACGTTGTAATTGTTTCTGGTCATAATTTAGGAACTGCACCTATTGAAGATGCTATCAACGAACACCCAGCTGTAGCAGAATCTGCTATTGTTGGATTCCCACATGACATTAAAGGAAACGCCTTATATGGTTATGTTATTTTGAAAGAAACGGGAGAAGTTAGAGATAGGACGAATTTGAGTAAAGAGATTAATCAGTATATTTCTGATCACATCGGGCCAATTGCAAAATTGGATAAAATTCAATTCGTTTCTGGTTTGCCAAAAACTCGTTCTGGAAAAATTATGCGTAGAATTTTACGTAAAATAGCAGAAGGAGATAATTCTAATTTTGGTGATACTTCAACATTATTAAATCCAGAAATTGTAGACGAAATTATTAAGGATAGAATTTCTTAATTGAAATAAACATAAAAAAGCCTCTATTTTATAAGAGGCTTTTTTTATGGCATTTATTGCTGTTGTG from Flavobacterium sp. KACC 22763 includes these protein-coding regions:
- the ilvB gene encoding biosynthetic-type acetolactate synthase large subunit, which encodes MKISGAEAVIRCLLAEGVDLIYGYPGGAIMPVYDELYKFQDQLHHVLVRHEQGATHAAQGYARATGKVGVAIATSGPGATNLVTGIADAQIDSTPLVCITGQVGRHLLGSDAFQETDIIGISTPVTKWNFQVTEASQIPEIIAKAFYIARSGRPGPVLVDITKNAQFDELDFSYEKCTGIRSYVPVPKLNLDKVAEAAALINSAKKPFIVFGQGVILGQAEAEFKAVVEKSGIPAAWTILGLSALPTDHPLNVGMLGMHGNYAPNLLTNECDVLIAFGMRFDDRVTGKLSTYAKQAKVVHFEIDPAEVDKNVKTEIAVLGDVKESLAALLPLLDAKSHDAWHNEFKELSKVEFDSVIKEELNPTNGKGISMGETIEMINKHSKGDAIIVSDVGQHQMFACRYAKFNSTKSNITSGGLGTMGFALPAAIGAKMGKPEREVVAIIGDGGFQMTIQELGTIFQTEVPVKIVVLNNEFLGMVRQWQELFFDNRYASTKMINPNFIAIAEGYHIKSKKVTQREDLDAAVAEMLASKDSYFLEVVVEKENNVFPMIPTGACVSEIRLS
- the ilvN gene encoding acetolactate synthase small subunit; translated protein: MEDKTFTISVYSENNVGLLNRISGIFLKRHINILSLNVSESEIENVSRFIIVVNTTEKWVQNIVGQIEKQIEVIKAFYHTDEETIFLENALFKIASSLLFDEKQIQNIIKESQSTIVTVSRDFFVISKSGRRSEIEELYQKFKPYGIMQFVRSGRISVSKQKMEISTLLESFK
- the ilvC gene encoding ketol-acid reductoisomerase: MANYFNTLPLRLQLEQLGVCEFMEQSEFADGIAALAGKKVVIVGCGAQGLNQGLNMRDSGLDISYALRADAIAEKRASYKNATENGFKVGTYEELIPTADLVCNLTPDKQHTAVVTAIMPLMKQGSTLSYSHGFNIVEEGMQIRKDITVVMCAPKCPGSEVREEYKRGFGVPTLIAVHPENDPNGFGLDQAKAYAVATGGHRAGVLRSSFVAEVKSDLMGEQTILCGLLQTGSILCFDKMVEKGIDAAYASKLIQYGWETITEALKHGGITNMMDRLNNPSKIEAYELAEELKDIMRPLFQKHQDDIISGEFSRTMMIDWANDDVNLLKWRAATGETNFEKTAPQEAPISEQEYFDNGVLMIAMVKAGVELAFETMTEAGIIEESAYYESLHELPLIANTIARKKLFEMNRVISDTAEYGCYLFDHACKPLLTEFMKKVETNIIGKPFSTSNGVDNAVLIAVNREIRQHPIEEVGAWLRESMTAMKKIG
- the acs gene encoding acetate--CoA ligase, with amino-acid sequence MSYYKIENLEQYFKHYNKSIREPRKFWGKIAEENFTWYQQWEKVVDFNMAEAEVKWFTDAKVNITKNCIDRHLSKRGEKTAIIFEPNDPSEEALHISYNELYERVSKMANVLREQGVRKGDRVCIYLPMIPELAVSVLACARIGAIHSVIFAGFSASAVSARINDCECKMVITSDGGYRGNKTIDLKGIVDEALETCPSVTKVLVAKRTNTSVKMKDGRDIWLQPLLDAALDNSVAEIMDAEDPLFILYTSGSTGKPKGMVHTTAGYMVYTAYTFKNVFNYEDNDIFWCTADIGWITGHSYILYGPLLNGATTVIFEGVPSYPDFSRFWDIIEKHKITQFYTAPTAIRSLAKESLDYIQKYPLKSLKVIGSVGEPINEEAWHWFNDHVGDKRCPVVDTWWQTETGGIMISPIAFVTPTKPTYATLPLPGIQPVLMDEKRNEIEGNQVVGSLCIKFPWPGIARTIWGDHQRYKDTYFSAFPGKYFTGDGALRDEVGYYRITGRVDDVVIVSGHNLGTAPIEDAINEHPAVAESAIVGFPHDIKGNALYGYVILKETGEVRDRTNLSKEINQYISDHIGPIAKLDKIQFVSGLPKTRSGKIMRRILRKIAEGDNSNFGDTSTLLNPEIVDEIIKDRIS